A stretch of Lactuca sativa cultivar Salinas chromosome 6, Lsat_Salinas_v11, whole genome shotgun sequence DNA encodes these proteins:
- the LOC111901973 gene encoding uncharacterized protein LOC111901973: MDATQEEMKFVGLLGIFSKSFKTVFAWKKIFTQITLTLILPLAIIFIAHTEISCRFFHQIEEDPYQMFVNAYEYYRSYISQTSPTELLFYILFKITSIALVTLFSLLSTAAVVYAIASVYTGSDVTYRKLMKVVPKVWKRLTVSFICMFLTFFAYNLISSVVFFLSSVIFMEFYILFAISIPYIFGFLYLAIVWQLAIVISVLESCYGLKAMIKSMDLMKGKRRLALMVSFLLYGLLGSVVFMYLALVVLDAAELAVVWQAAIGILCCVLLVIMFLLIMVIQTVLYLVCKSHHREAIDKVGLSTYLGAYLSNSQPAFMVGEDIQLGGSQNQPVSQV, from the coding sequence ATGGATGCAACCCAAGAAGAGATGAAATTCGTCGGATTACTCGGCATTTTCAGTAAATCCTTCAAAACAGTCTTCGCATGGAAGAAAATCTTCACCCAAATCACCCTCACTCTAATCCTTCCCCTCGCAATCATCTTCATCGCTCACACTGAGATCTCTTGCCGATTCTTTCACCAAATCGAAGAAGACCCCTATCAAATGTTCGTCAACGCCTATGAGTATTACCGATCCTATATCTCCCAAACCAGCCCCACCGAATTGCTCTTCTACATCCTCTTTAAAATCACCTCCATCGCTCTCGTCACACTTTTCTCTCTCCTCTCCACCGCCGCCGTCGTCTACGCCATCGCATCCGTCTACACCGGCAGCGATGTCACATACCGCAAGCTCATGAAAGTGGTTCCAAAGGTCTGGAAACGACTCACCGTCAGTTTCATCTGTATGTTCTTAACCTTCTTCGCTTACAACTTAATCTCTTCCGTCGTGTTCTTCTTATCGAGCGTCATCTTCATGGAATTCTACATTTTATTTGCTATATCCATTCCTTACATCTTCGGGTTCTTATACTTGGCCATCGTTTGGCAACTTGCTATCGTCATCTCCGTTCTAGAAAGTTGCTACGGATTGAAAGCCATGATCAAATCGATGGATCTGATGAAGGGGAAACGGAGATTGGCGTTAATGGTGTCATTTCTTTTGTATGGGTTGTTAGGAAGTGTGGTGTTTATGTATCTGGCATTGGTCGTGCTTGATGCTGCCGAGTTAGCGGTGGTTTGGCAGGCGGCGATCGGAATCTTATGCTGTGTTTTGCTTGTGATCATGTTTCTGCTAATAATGGTGATTCAAACAGTGTTATATCTAGTCTGCAAATCTCATCACAGAGAAGCCATTGATAAGGTGGGTTTATCGACTTATTTAGGTGCTTATTTGAGCAATTCACAGCCAGCTTTCATGGTGGGTGAAGATATTCAGCTTGGAGGATCACAAAATCAACCAGTTTCTCAAGTATAA